From a single Lolium rigidum isolate FL_2022 chromosome 7, APGP_CSIRO_Lrig_0.1, whole genome shotgun sequence genomic region:
- the LOC124676901 gene encoding 60S ribosomal protein L15-2-like, with translation MGAYKFVSELWRRKQSDVMRFVQRVRCWEYRQQPAIVRITRPTRPDRARRLGFKAKQGYVVYRIRVRRGGRKRPVPKGIVYGKPKHQGITQLKFQRNKRSVAEERAGRRLGGLRVLNSYWVNEDSTYKYFEVILVDVAHSAVRNDPRINWLCNPVHKHRELRGLTSAGKKFRGLRGKGTRHHKNRPSRRATWKKNQTVSLRRYR, from the exons atGG GCGCGTACAAGTTCGTCTCGGAGCTATGGAGGAGGAAGCAGTCCGACGTGATGAGGTTCGTGCAGCGCGTGCGTTGCTGGGAGTACAGGCAGCAGCCGGCGATCGTCCGCATCACCAGGCCCACCCGCCCCGACAGGGCTCGCCGTCTCGGCTTCAAGGCCAAGCAG GGGTATGTGGTCTACCGTATCCGTGTCAGGCGTGGTGGCAGGAAGAGGCCAGTGCCCAAGGGTATTGTCTATGGTAAGCCCAAGCACCAGGGTATTACCCAGCTCAAGTTCCAGCGCAACAAGAGGTCTGTTGCTGAAGAAAGAGCTGGACGCAGGCTGGGGGGTCTACGCGTCCTGAACTCCTACTGGGTGAACGAG GATTCCACCTACAAGTACTTTGAGGTCATCCTTGTTGACGTTGCACACAGTGCCGTCCGCAACGACCCAAGGATCAACTGGCTCTGCAACCCTGTGCACAAGCACCGTGAGCTGCGTGGTCTCACCTCTGCTGGCAAGAAGTTCCGTGGTCTGCGCGGAAAGGGTACCCGCCACCACAAGAACAGGCCCTCAAGGAGAGCCACCTGGAAGAAGAACCAGACCGTCTCCCTCCGCCGCTACCGTTAA